One window from the genome of Onychomys torridus unplaced genomic scaffold, mOncTor1.1, whole genome shotgun sequence encodes:
- the LOC118576107 gene encoding olfactory receptor 145-like, whose amino-acid sequence MTSTNSSVTQFILAGLTDQPGLRMPLFFLFLGFYMVTMVGNLGLIALIGLNPHLHTPMYFFLFNLSLIDSCYSSTIIPKMLMSFVSKKNIISHSGCMTQLFFFCFFVMSESFILSAMAYDRYVAICNPLMYTVTMSPQVYFLLLLGVYVIGFSGGMAHTGNIMNLTFCADNLVNHFMCDILPLLELSCDSTFTNDLVVFIVVGFDIIVPIVTIFISYALILSSILRMHSTEGRSKAFSTCSSHMIVVCLFFGSGAFMYLKPPSILPLDQGKVSTLFYTIVVPMLNPLIYSLRNKEVKVALRKTLVRRVFS is encoded by the coding sequence ATGACTTCCACGAATTCCTCTGTGACACAGTTCATCCTTGCAGGCCTGACAGACCAGCCAGGACTCCGCAtgcccctcttcttcctgttcctaGGTTTCTACATGGTCACTATGGTGGGGAACCTGGGTTTGATCGCCCTCATAGGGCTGAACCCTCATTTGCacacccccatgtacttctttctcttcaatCTTTCCTTAATAGATTCTTGTTACTCCTCCACTATCATTCCCAAAATGCTGATGAGTTTTGTTTCAAAGAAGAACATCATCTCACACTCAGGGTGTATGacccagctcttttttttctgtttctttgtaatgTCTGAGTCCTTCATTCTGTCTGCAATGGCATATGACCGTTATGTTGCCATCTGCAACCCCCTGATGTATACAGTCACCATGTCTCCCCAGGTGTATTTCCTCCTTCTACTGGGTGTGTATGTTATAGGCTTCTCTGGAGGCATGGCCCACACGGGAAACATAATGAATCTGACCTTCTGTGCTGACAACCTTGTCAATCACTTCATGTGTGACATCCTTCCCCTTCTGGAGCTGTCCTGCGACAGCACCTTCACAAATGACCTGGTAGTCTTCATTGTCGTGGGCTTTGATATCATTGTGCCCATTGTTACCATCTTCATTTCTTATGccctcatcctctccagcattcttcGCATGCATTCCACAGAGGGCAGGTCCAAGGCCTTCAGCACCTGCAGCTCCCACATGATCgtggtttgtcttttctttggttctggggCTTTCATGTACCTCAAGCCACCTTCCATTTTGCCCCTTGACCAAGGGAAAGTGTCAACCTTGTTCTATACCATTGTGGTGCCCATGTTGAACCCTCTGATCTATAGCTTGAGAAATAAGGAAGTCAAGGTTGCtctgaggaaaactcttgtcaGGAGAGTATTTTCTTAA